A genomic stretch from Mycobacterium paraterrae includes:
- the arc gene encoding proteasome ATPase, which translates to MGEFDREPFGSSREPEFSSEEAAELEQLRREAAILREQLDNAAGSHDTGRSPRDVHQLEARIDSLASRNSKLMETLKEARQQLLALREEVDRLGQPPSGYGVLLGTHEDDTIDVFTSGRKMRLTCSPNIDVSLLRKGQTVRLNEALTVVEAGNYESVGEISTLRELLADGHRALVVGHADEERIVWLAEPLVAEDLPDGHPDALNDDTRPRRLRPGDSLLVDTKAGYAFERIPKAEVEDLVLEEVPDVSYEDIGGLTRQIEQIRDAVELPFLHKELYREYALRPPKGVLLYGPPGCGKTLIAKAVANSLAKKMAEVRGDDAREAKSYFLNIKGPELLNKFVGETERHIRLIFQRAREKASEGTPVIVFFDEMDSIFRTRGTGVSSDVETTVVPQLLSEIDGVEGLENVIVIGASNREDMIDPAILRPGRLDVKIKIERPDAEAAQDIFSKYLVDTLPVHADDLAEFNGDRSACIRAMIEKVVERMYAEIDDNRFLEVTYANGDKEVMYFKDFNSGAMIQNVVDRAKKNAIKSVLETGQPGLRIQHLLDSIVDEFAENEDLPNTTNPDDWARISGKKGERIVYIRTLVTGKSSSASRAIDTESNLGQYL; encoded by the coding sequence ATGGGTGAATTTGACCGTGAACCGTTCGGGAGTTCCCGCGAGCCCGAATTCTCCAGCGAAGAAGCCGCCGAGTTGGAGCAGCTTCGTCGCGAGGCCGCGATCTTGCGCGAGCAGCTCGACAACGCGGCCGGATCACATGACACCGGACGCAGTCCACGCGATGTTCACCAGCTAGAGGCGCGCATCGACTCGTTGGCCTCCCGCAACTCCAAGTTGATGGAGACCCTCAAAGAGGCTCGGCAGCAACTACTGGCGCTGCGCGAAGAGGTCGACCGGCTCGGTCAGCCGCCCAGCGGTTACGGCGTGCTGCTGGGCACCCACGAAGACGACACCATCGACGTGTTCACGTCTGGTCGCAAGATGCGGTTGACGTGCTCGCCCAACATCGATGTGAGCTTGTTGCGCAAGGGCCAGACAGTTCGGCTCAACGAGGCTCTAACCGTCGTCGAGGCCGGGAACTACGAATCGGTCGGCGAGATTTCAACTCTGCGTGAGCTCCTGGCTGACGGCCACCGTGCTCTGGTTGTGGGCCACGCCGACGAAGAGCGCATCGTCTGGCTCGCCGAGCCGCTGGTCGCCGAGGACCTGCCCGACGGTCATCCCGACGCGCTGAACGACGACACCCGGCCCCGCCGGCTGCGTCCCGGGGACTCCTTGCTGGTCGACACCAAGGCCGGATACGCCTTCGAGCGCATTCCGAAGGCCGAGGTCGAGGACTTGGTGCTGGAAGAGGTTCCCGATGTCAGCTACGAAGACATAGGTGGCCTGACACGTCAGATCGAGCAGATCCGCGATGCCGTCGAGCTGCCGTTCCTGCACAAAGAGCTTTACCGCGAGTACGCGCTACGTCCGCCCAAAGGCGTGTTGCTCTACGGTCCGCCTGGGTGCGGTAAGACACTGATTGCCAAGGCGGTTGCGAACTCACTGGCCAAGAAGATGGCCGAGGTGCGTGGCGACGACGCCCGCGAGGCGAAGTCTTACTTCCTCAACATCAAGGGCCCCGAGCTGCTCAACAAGTTCGTCGGCGAGACCGAACGCCACATCCGGCTGATCTTTCAGCGGGCCCGCGAGAAGGCCTCCGAAGGCACCCCGGTGATCGTGTTCTTCGACGAAATGGATTCGATCTTCCGTACCCGCGGCACCGGCGTCTCATCCGATGTCGAGACCACTGTGGTTCCGCAGCTGCTCTCGGAGATCGACGGCGTCGAGGGGCTGGAGAACGTCATCGTCATCGGTGCTTCCAACCGTGAGGACATGATCGATCCGGCGATCCTGCGGCCCGGCCGCCTCGACGTGAAGATCAAGATCGAGCGACCGGATGCCGAAGCCGCGCAGGACATCTTCTCGAAGTACCTCGTCGACACCCTCCCGGTGCACGCCGACGATCTCGCCGAGTTCAACGGTGACCGCAGCGCCTGCATTAGGGCGATGATCGAGAAGGTCGTCGAGCGGATGTACGCCGAGATCGATGACAACCGGTTCCTCGAGGTCACCTACGCCAACGGTGACAAGGAAGTCATGTACTTCAAGGACTTCAACTCCGGGGCGATGATTCAGAACGTCGTCGATCGCGCGAAGAAGAACGCGATCAAGTCGGTGTTGGAGACCGGTCAGCCGGGTCTGCGCATTCAGCACCTGCTGGACTCGATCGTCGACGAGTTCGCCGAGAACGAGGACCTGCCCAACACCACCAATCCCGATGACTGGGCGCGGATCTCGGGCAAGAAGGGTGAGCGGATCGTCTACATCCGGACGCTGGTCACGGGCAAGAGCTCGAGCGCGTCGCGGGCGATCGACACCGAGTCGAACCTGGGTCAGTACCTGTAG
- a CDS encoding DUF503 domain-containing protein, with amino-acid sequence MWIGWIEFDLLLGDVHSLKQKRSLVRPVIAELRRKFNVSAAETGSLDLHRRAGIGVAITSADRAHTVDVLDAAERLVASHPEFELLSARRDLRRSDD; translated from the coding sequence ATGTGGATCGGCTGGATCGAGTTCGACCTGCTGCTCGGTGACGTGCACTCGCTCAAGCAGAAGCGGTCGCTGGTGCGCCCGGTCATCGCCGAACTGCGCCGCAAATTCAACGTATCGGCCGCCGAGACGGGGTCGCTGGATCTTCATCGCCGGGCCGGCATCGGTGTCGCGATTACCTCGGCTGATCGCGCGCACACCGTCGACGTGCTAGACGCCGCCGAGCGACTCGTCGCCTCCCACCCCGAATTCGAATTACTCTCGGCGCGAAGGGATCTGCGCCGCAGCGACGACTAG
- a CDS encoding tRNA (adenine-N1)-methyltransferase gives MSTTGPFVIGDRVQLTDAKGRHYTMVLSAGSEFHTHRGAIMHDAVIGQPEGSVVKSANGDQFLVLRPLLVDYVLSMPRGAQVVYPKDAAQIVHEGDIFPGARVLEAGAGSGALTCSLLRAVGPQGQVVSYDVRADHAEHARRNVETFFGCLPDNWELVIGDVVDADLPDGSIDRVVLDMLAPWEVLERVSRALVAGGVLMIYVATVPQLSKTVEALRAQQCWTEPRAWETMQRGWNVVGLAVRPQHNMRGHTAFLVFARKLAPGAVTPTPMRRKQRPTEPVSPPD, from the coding sequence GTGTCTACAACCGGCCCGTTCGTCATCGGTGATCGCGTGCAGCTCACCGACGCCAAAGGCCGGCACTACACGATGGTGCTCAGCGCGGGCAGCGAATTCCACACCCATCGGGGTGCGATCATGCACGACGCGGTGATCGGCCAGCCCGAAGGCAGCGTGGTCAAGTCGGCGAACGGCGATCAATTCCTGGTGCTGCGCCCGCTGTTGGTGGACTACGTGCTGTCGATGCCGCGCGGTGCGCAGGTGGTCTACCCGAAGGACGCCGCCCAGATCGTGCACGAGGGTGACATCTTTCCCGGTGCACGAGTGTTGGAAGCCGGCGCCGGGTCGGGCGCGTTGACCTGTTCGCTGTTGCGCGCCGTCGGGCCGCAAGGACAGGTGGTCTCCTACGATGTCCGCGCCGACCACGCCGAGCACGCCCGCCGCAATGTCGAGACGTTTTTCGGGTGCCTGCCCGACAACTGGGAGTTGGTGATCGGTGATGTCGTCGACGCCGATTTGCCCGACGGGTCGATCGACCGGGTGGTGCTCGACATGCTCGCGCCGTGGGAGGTGCTCGAACGAGTCTCGCGGGCCCTGGTGGCCGGCGGAGTGCTGATGATCTACGTGGCGACCGTGCCCCAGTTGTCGAAGACGGTGGAAGCGCTACGCGCACAGCAGTGTTGGACCGAGCCTCGGGCGTGGGAGACGATGCAGCGGGGCTGGAACGTCGTCGGCTTGGCGGTGCGACCGCAACACAACATGCGCGGACACACGGCGTTCTTGGTGTTTGCCCGCAAGCTGGCCCCCGGTGCCGTCACGCCGACGCCGATGCGCCGCAAGCAGCGGCCGACCGAGCCGGTGTCACCGCCGGACTAG
- a CDS encoding RecB family exonuclease, protein MSDQSETAARRRPALSPSRAADFKQCPLLYRFRAIDRLPEPPSTAQVRGSVVHAALEQLYGLPAEQRGPQTVDALVGPAWEQVIAAEPELAELWDAEQRTLLLDEARKLISGYYSLEDPTRFDPQSCEQRIEVELADGTLLRGIIDRIDVAPTGELRVVDYKTGKAPPEARALAEFKAMFQMKFYAVALLRSRGVLPTRLRLIYLSDGQLLDYSPDEAELLRFEKTLMAIWHAIQSAGATGDFRPRPSRLCDWCAHQTHCPAFGGTPPPYPGWPEVTDDGNPGAVLQHSAEPAA, encoded by the coding sequence ATGAGCGACCAATCGGAAACTGCGGCCAGGCGTCGGCCGGCTCTGTCTCCGTCGCGGGCCGCGGACTTCAAGCAATGTCCCTTGCTCTACCGGTTCAGGGCCATCGACCGGTTGCCTGAGCCGCCATCCACCGCACAGGTGCGTGGATCAGTGGTGCACGCGGCGCTGGAGCAGCTCTACGGTCTACCCGCCGAGCAGCGTGGCCCGCAGACCGTCGACGCGTTGGTCGGCCCGGCGTGGGAGCAGGTGATCGCCGCCGAACCCGAGTTGGCTGAGCTGTGGGATGCCGAACAGCGGACCCTTCTGCTCGACGAGGCACGCAAGCTGATTTCCGGTTACTACAGCCTGGAGGACCCGACCCGGTTCGACCCCCAAAGTTGCGAGCAGCGCATCGAGGTGGAGCTGGCCGACGGGACACTGCTTCGCGGGATCATCGATCGCATCGACGTCGCGCCAACGGGCGAGTTGCGGGTGGTGGATTACAAGACCGGTAAAGCTCCGCCGGAGGCACGGGCCCTGGCCGAGTTCAAGGCCATGTTCCAAATGAAGTTTTATGCGGTGGCGCTGCTGCGTTCCCGCGGTGTGCTGCCGACACGCCTGCGGCTGATCTATTTGTCCGACGGACAGCTGTTGGACTACTCCCCCGACGAAGCCGAGCTCCTGCGCTTCGAGAAGACGTTGATGGCGATCTGGCATGCCATCCAATCCGCCGGTGCAACAGGCGATTTCCGACCCCGCCCATCGAGGCTGTGCGACTGGTGTGCGCACCAAACGCATTGCCCGGCCTTCGGCGGCACGCCGCCGCCGTACCCGGGCTGGCCGGAGGTCACCGACGACGGCAATCCCGGCGCCGTGCTGCAGCACAGCGCCGAGCCAGCCGCCTGA
- a CDS encoding FAD-containing oxidoreductase, producing MTQRFDAIVVGAGQAGPPLAGRLTAAGKTVAMVERKLFGGTCVNTGCIPTKTLVASAYAAHLARRGSDFGVRTGEISVDMSKVKARKDGVVLDDRNGIEGWLDGMDGCTVFRGHARFSDPHTLLVGDDTLQSDRIFLNVGGRAVIPDIPGLADVDYLTNVSILELDTVPEHLVIVGGSYIALEFAQMYRRFGARVTVVEKGPRLASREDNDVSDAIREILEGEGIDIIVEADNVRVAKRDNGFELTPRTGAAPIAGSHLLLAVGRRPNTDDLDLDRAGVGTDDRGYITVDDQLRTNVEHIWAMGDCNGKGAFTHTSYNDFEIVAANLLDDDPRRVSDRISTYALYIDPPLGRAGMTVEQVRASGRPALVGQRPMTRVGRAVEKGETQGFMKVVVDAETKQILGAAILGVGGDEAIHGILDTMSAKAPYTTLARTMHIHPTVSELIPTMLQEMSPLE from the coding sequence GTGACACAGCGTTTCGATGCGATCGTGGTGGGTGCCGGCCAGGCCGGGCCGCCACTAGCCGGGCGACTGACCGCCGCCGGGAAGACCGTGGCGATGGTGGAGCGCAAACTGTTCGGCGGCACCTGCGTCAACACCGGATGCATCCCGACCAAGACGCTGGTGGCCAGTGCCTACGCCGCGCACTTGGCTCGCCGCGGCTCTGACTTCGGTGTACGGACGGGCGAGATCAGCGTCGACATGTCGAAAGTCAAGGCGCGCAAGGACGGCGTCGTGCTCGACGACCGCAACGGTATCGAAGGTTGGCTGGACGGCATGGACGGCTGCACGGTCTTTCGCGGTCATGCCCGGTTCTCCGACCCGCACACGCTGTTGGTCGGAGACGACACGTTGCAGTCCGACCGGATCTTCCTCAACGTCGGCGGGCGTGCCGTAATCCCCGACATCCCCGGTCTGGCCGACGTCGACTACCTCACCAATGTCTCGATCCTCGAACTCGACACGGTGCCCGAACATCTCGTGATCGTCGGCGGCAGCTACATCGCGCTGGAATTCGCGCAGATGTATCGCCGTTTCGGCGCGCGCGTCACCGTGGTCGAAAAGGGTCCGCGGCTGGCCTCCCGCGAAGACAACGACGTATCCGACGCCATTCGGGAGATCTTGGAGGGTGAGGGCATCGACATCATCGTCGAAGCCGACAATGTCCGAGTAGCCAAACGCGACAACGGGTTCGAGCTAACGCCGCGGACCGGCGCCGCACCTATTGCGGGCAGCCACCTGCTGTTGGCGGTGGGGCGACGACCCAATACCGATGATCTCGATCTCGATCGGGCTGGCGTCGGGACCGACGACCGCGGCTACATCACCGTCGACGATCAACTGCGAACCAACGTCGAACACATCTGGGCGATGGGCGACTGCAACGGCAAAGGCGCATTCACCCACACCTCCTACAACGACTTCGAGATCGTGGCGGCAAACCTGCTCGATGACGACCCGCGCAGGGTGAGCGACCGGATTTCTACCTACGCGCTCTACATCGACCCGCCGCTGGGACGCGCCGGGATGACCGTCGAGCAGGTGCGTGCCTCGGGGCGCCCCGCGCTGGTCGGACAGCGGCCGATGACGCGCGTCGGGCGGGCCGTGGAAAAGGGTGAGACCCAAGGCTTCATGAAGGTCGTCGTCGACGCCGAGACAAAGCAGATCCTCGGGGCGGCCATCCTGGGCGTGGGCGGCGATGAAGCCATTCACGGGATCCTCGACACGATGTCGGCGAAGGCGCCCTACACCACGCTGGCCCGCACCATGCACATCCACCCGACGGTGAGCGAGTTGATCCCGACAATGCTGCAGGAGATGTCCCCGCTGGAATAG
- a CDS encoding DUF4126 family protein, protein MSHTTHFYVLLLALGIGVVAGLRAFTAPAVVSWAAALHWINLNNTWASWVGKFITAIIFSVLAAGELFLDKQPKTPPRTAPPSFIARLVSGGFAGAVVGTVWSVTWSALGAGVVGAAAGTLLGYHGRARLAGSFGRDLPAALLEDAIAVGGGFALAAVIAAL, encoded by the coding sequence ATGTCGCACACCACCCATTTCTATGTCTTGCTTCTTGCCCTTGGAATCGGCGTGGTCGCCGGCCTGCGAGCGTTCACCGCGCCGGCAGTGGTGTCATGGGCGGCGGCGTTGCACTGGATCAACTTGAACAACACCTGGGCGTCCTGGGTCGGAAAGTTCATTACTGCCATCATCTTTAGCGTGCTGGCGGCGGGCGAGCTGTTCCTCGACAAGCAGCCCAAGACACCGCCCCGCACCGCACCGCCGTCGTTCATCGCTCGGCTCGTCTCGGGTGGGTTCGCCGGAGCCGTGGTGGGCACCGTGTGGTCGGTGACCTGGAGCGCACTCGGCGCCGGCGTGGTCGGTGCGGCGGCGGGCACGCTGCTCGGATACCACGGGCGAGCCCGGCTGGCCGGCTCATTCGGCCGCGACCTGCCGGCCGCGCTTCTTGAAGACGCCATCGCGGTCGGTGGCGGATTCGCGCTTGCCGCCGTCATTGCCGCTCTGTGA
- the hisG gene encoding ATP phosphoribosyltransferase yields the protein MTAHESTNLRVAVPNKGALSESAVEILSEAGYRRRTDPKDLTVIDPHNHVEFFFLRPKDIAIYVGSGELDFGITGRDLARESRAPVHERLALGFGSSTFRYAAPAGTRWTIDDLAGKRIATAYPNIVRDDLKARGIDATVIRLDGAVEISIQLGVADAIADVVGSGRTLNLHNLVAFGETVCDSEAVLIEQIDPHAAERPDVVARDQFVARVQGVVFGQQYLMLDYDCPRSVLDQATAITPGLESPTISPLADPDWAAVRALVPRRGVNALMDQLAAIGAKAILASSVRFFRF from the coding sequence ATGACCGCGCACGAATCCACGAACCTGCGAGTGGCGGTTCCCAACAAGGGAGCGCTCAGCGAGTCGGCCGTCGAGATTCTGTCCGAGGCCGGATACCGCCGCCGCACCGATCCCAAAGACCTGACCGTCATCGATCCGCACAACCACGTCGAATTCTTTTTCCTGCGGCCCAAGGACATCGCGATCTACGTCGGCTCCGGCGAGCTCGACTTCGGCATCACCGGGCGGGATTTGGCGCGTGAGTCCCGCGCACCCGTGCACGAACGTCTCGCGCTGGGCTTCGGCTCGTCGACATTCCGTTACGCCGCGCCGGCCGGCACCCGGTGGACCATTGACGACCTTGCCGGCAAGCGAATCGCGACCGCCTATCCGAATATCGTGCGAGATGACTTGAAGGCGCGCGGTATTGACGCAACGGTGATCCGGCTCGACGGCGCCGTGGAGATCTCGATCCAACTCGGCGTGGCCGACGCCATTGCAGACGTGGTGGGCTCGGGTCGCACCCTGAACCTGCACAATCTTGTCGCATTCGGCGAAACGGTCTGCGATTCCGAGGCTGTGCTGATCGAGCAGATCGATCCGCACGCGGCGGAGCGGCCGGACGTCGTAGCCCGTGACCAATTTGTCGCGCGAGTGCAGGGCGTGGTATTCGGCCAGCAGTACCTGATGCTGGACTACGACTGTCCCCGTTCAGTTCTCGACCAGGCGACCGCGATCACGCCCGGGTTGGAGTCACCGACGATCTCCCCGCTCGCCGATCCCGATTGGGCAGCGGTGCGCGCGCTTGTACCGCGACGGGGAGTCAACGCGTTAATGGACCAACTGGCCGCGATCGGCGCCAAAGCAATACTGGCGTCCAGTGTCCGGTTCTTCCGCTTCTAA
- a CDS encoding phosphoribosyl-ATP diphosphatase: protein MKQSLAVKTFEDLFAELGERARTRPPGSGTVAALDSGVHNLGKKILEEAGEVWLAAEHESDEALAEEISQLLYWAQVLMIARGLTLDDVYRKL, encoded by the coding sequence ATGAAACAATCGCTGGCCGTGAAGACCTTCGAGGATCTGTTTGCCGAACTCGGCGAACGCGCCCGCACCCGTCCACCGGGCAGCGGCACCGTCGCAGCGCTGGACAGCGGTGTGCACAACCTGGGCAAGAAGATCCTGGAGGAGGCCGGCGAAGTGTGGTTGGCCGCCGAGCACGAATCCGACGAGGCGCTGGCCGAGGAGATCAGCCAGTTGCTGTACTGGGCCCAAGTGCTGATGATCGCGCGCGGGCTCACCCTCGACGACGTGTATCGGAAGCTGTAG
- a CDS encoding sugar porter family MFS transporter, with protein sequence MPVDPRAARAAFGAAIRYTSVAAIGGFLFGFDISTTNRAVKALQATFHIGNGILGFAAASGVLGAALGAVWAGRIGDRLGRLALLKLSAASFFVCGLGAGLASSIWMFIAFHLIGGIGIGFSSVAAPAYIAEVSPPRFRGRLGSLQQLAIVCGLFVALAWTWVPLHLAGGPDKPLLGLVAWRWTFLTELVLALVYLVLLFTIPESPRYLVARQRISQATQVLRTLLGERDAERTIARIADTLEQERPQSWRDLRKPTGGLYGIVWVGLGLAVFQQFVGINVIFNYSDLLWETVGFGEKSSFTIGLVTTGVNVLITLVAIALIDRLGRRPLLLAGSTGMSLMLITMTVVFAGASVHDGRPRLDGAAGIVALVAADLFVVSFAVSWGPVLWVLLGEMFPNRIRSAALGLASGVQWMANWTIAVTFPALRHVLPVAYGCYTLCAVLSLFFVWRWVRETNGMSLEDMPDEVPHSGGSLAAS encoded by the coding sequence CTGCCCGTCGACCCGCGAGCCGCGCGGGCAGCCTTCGGCGCCGCGATCCGTTACACCTCGGTGGCCGCGATCGGCGGATTCCTGTTCGGCTTCGACATCTCGACGACCAACCGTGCGGTGAAGGCTTTGCAGGCCACCTTCCACATCGGCAACGGGATTCTCGGCTTTGCCGCGGCTTCAGGCGTGCTCGGTGCCGCGCTCGGGGCGGTCTGGGCCGGCCGAATCGGCGACCGGCTGGGCCGGCTGGCACTGCTGAAGCTGTCGGCCGCGTCGTTTTTCGTGTGCGGGCTCGGTGCCGGCTTGGCGAGCAGCATCTGGATGTTCATCGCCTTCCACCTCATCGGCGGTATCGGGATCGGCTTCTCCTCGGTGGCCGCTCCCGCTTACATCGCCGAGGTTTCGCCGCCACGTTTCCGCGGCCGGCTCGGTTCGCTGCAGCAGTTGGCGATCGTCTGCGGTCTGTTCGTGGCACTGGCCTGGACGTGGGTGCCGCTGCACCTCGCCGGTGGCCCGGATAAGCCACTGCTGGGCCTGGTGGCGTGGCGCTGGACCTTTCTCACCGAGTTGGTGCTGGCGCTGGTCTACCTGGTGCTGCTGTTCACCATTCCCGAGTCGCCGCGTTATCTGGTTGCCCGTCAACGTATCTCGCAGGCCACCCAAGTGCTCCGCACGCTGTTGGGTGAACGCGACGCAGAGCGCACGATCGCCCGGATCGCCGACACCCTCGAGCAGGAGAGGCCGCAGTCATGGCGTGATCTGCGCAAGCCGACCGGCGGGCTGTACGGCATCGTCTGGGTCGGTCTGGGGCTGGCGGTCTTCCAGCAGTTCGTCGGGATCAATGTGATCTTCAACTACTCCGATTTACTTTGGGAGACGGTCGGTTTCGGCGAGAAGTCGTCGTTCACCATCGGCCTGGTCACCACCGGGGTCAACGTGCTGATCACGTTGGTGGCGATCGCGCTGATCGACCGGCTGGGACGTCGGCCCCTGCTGCTTGCGGGGTCGACGGGCATGTCGCTGATGCTGATCACGATGACGGTGGTCTTCGCCGGGGCATCCGTCCACGACGGTCGGCCACGGCTCGACGGGGCTGCCGGGATCGTCGCGTTGGTGGCGGCCGACTTGTTCGTCGTCTCGTTCGCGGTGTCCTGGGGGCCGGTGCTGTGGGTGCTGCTGGGCGAGATGTTCCCCAACCGGATCCGGTCGGCGGCGCTGGGTCTGGCCTCGGGAGTGCAGTGGATGGCGAACTGGACCATCGCAGTGACGTTTCCCGCTCTGCGTCACGTGCTTCCGGTCGCCTACGGCTGCTACACGCTATGCGCTGTGCTGTCACTGTTCTTCGTCTGGCGTTGGGTACGGGAGACCAATGGCATGTCATTGGAAGATATGCCCGACGAGGTGCCGCATTCAGGCGGCTCACTCGCAGCCAGCTGA